In Monodelphis domestica isolate mMonDom1 chromosome 3, mMonDom1.pri, whole genome shotgun sequence, the following proteins share a genomic window:
- the LOC100619446 gene encoding serpin B4-like isoform X1, which translates to MAKSLRTGLSSLTMTSLSEANSKFGFRLFRELKQNTEDNLIISPLSISTVMAMVLFGAREKTAFQIQKALHLDEVTEGGKPSSGSTAKAACGTPGEVHSQFRSLLEEINKPNDDYSLVIANRLYGSQTFEFLQSYLDGVKDIYQAGLETMDFLHASEESREKINSWVENQTNGKIKNLFSSGSINPATVLALANAIYFKGKWAMKFKPENTQERNFRTNKDISRPVQMMKQSGFFNIGNIEETQGKILELPYTNKHLSMFVLLPTDNDGLEKLEQDLTFEKLLELMNPENMACKEVHLRFPRFRVEETYSLRSTMEAMGMTDIFDEESANFSGMTTHKGLAVSKVMHKSFVEVNEEGTEAAAATGVVVGYNSSRREIFNCDHPFLFVIRHNRTNSILFYGRVAAPW; encoded by the exons ATGGCAAAATCATTGAGGACAG GCCTCAGCAGCTTGACAATGACTTCTCTCAGTGAAGCAAACtccaaatttggctttagacttTTCAGAGAATTGAAGCAAAATACAGAAGATAATCTGATTATTTCCCCTCTGAGCATTTCAACAGTAATGGCTATGGTCTTATTTGGAGCCAGAGAGAAAACTGCATTTCAGATACAGAAG GCACTTCACTTAGATGAAGTTACAGAAGGTGGCAAGCCAAGTTCTGGTTCAACAGCAAAG GCCGCCTGCGGCACACCTGGAGAGGTCCACTCCCAGTTCCGTTCCCTCTTGGAAGAAATCAACAAACCCAATGATGACTATTCACTAGTCATTGCTAACAGACTATATGGAAGCCAGACATTTGAGTTCCTGCAG TCATACCTAGATGGTGTAAAGGATATTTACCAAGCAGGGCTGGAAACGATGGACTTTTTACATGCTTCAGAAGAGAGTCGAGAGAAAATTAATTCATGGGTTGAGAATCAAACAAATG GAAAAATCAAGAATCTATTTTCATCAGGAAGTATCAATCCAGCTACTGTCTTGGCACTGGCAAATGCCATTTATTTCAAAGGAAAGTGGGCCATGAAATTTAAGCCAGAAAATACTCAAGAAAGAAATTTTAGGACAAATAAG GACATAAGCAGGCCTGTGCAGATGATGAAACAGTCAGGCTTCTTCAATATTGGAAACATAGAGGAAACTCAGGGGAAGATTCTTGAACTACCATATACAAACAAACATCTAAGTATGTTTGTGTTGTTGCCTACTGATAACGATGGTTTAGAGAAG TTGGAACAAGATCTCACCTTTGAGAAATTATTGGAGTTGATGAATCCTGAGAATATGGCCTGTAAAGAAGTTCATTTGCGTTTTCCACGGTTTAGAGTAGAGGAGACTTATTCTCTGAGGTCCACAATGGAAGCCATGGGAATGACAGATATATTTGATGAAGAAAGTGCTAACTTTTCAGGAATGACAACCCACAAGGGCTTGGCTGTGTCTAAAGTCATGCACAAGTCCTTTGTGGAGGTGAATGAAGAGGGCACAGAAGCAGCAGCTGCTACTGGTGTTGTGGTTGGATATAATTCTTCTAGAAGGGAAATATTCAATTGTGACCAcccatttctttttgtcattcGACACAACAGAACCAATAGTATTCTCTTCTATGGCAGAGTTGCTGCTCCTTGGTAA
- the LOC100619446 gene encoding serpin B4-like isoform X2, which translates to MTSLSEANSKFGFRLFRELKQNTEDNLIISPLSISTVMAMVLFGAREKTAFQIQKALHLDEVTEGGKPSSGSTAKAACGTPGEVHSQFRSLLEEINKPNDDYSLVIANRLYGSQTFEFLQSYLDGVKDIYQAGLETMDFLHASEESREKINSWVENQTNGKIKNLFSSGSINPATVLALANAIYFKGKWAMKFKPENTQERNFRTNKDISRPVQMMKQSGFFNIGNIEETQGKILELPYTNKHLSMFVLLPTDNDGLEKLEQDLTFEKLLELMNPENMACKEVHLRFPRFRVEETYSLRSTMEAMGMTDIFDEESANFSGMTTHKGLAVSKVMHKSFVEVNEEGTEAAAATGVVVGYNSSRREIFNCDHPFLFVIRHNRTNSILFYGRVAAPW; encoded by the exons ATGACTTCTCTCAGTGAAGCAAACtccaaatttggctttagacttTTCAGAGAATTGAAGCAAAATACAGAAGATAATCTGATTATTTCCCCTCTGAGCATTTCAACAGTAATGGCTATGGTCTTATTTGGAGCCAGAGAGAAAACTGCATTTCAGATACAGAAG GCACTTCACTTAGATGAAGTTACAGAAGGTGGCAAGCCAAGTTCTGGTTCAACAGCAAAG GCCGCCTGCGGCACACCTGGAGAGGTCCACTCCCAGTTCCGTTCCCTCTTGGAAGAAATCAACAAACCCAATGATGACTATTCACTAGTCATTGCTAACAGACTATATGGAAGCCAGACATTTGAGTTCCTGCAG TCATACCTAGATGGTGTAAAGGATATTTACCAAGCAGGGCTGGAAACGATGGACTTTTTACATGCTTCAGAAGAGAGTCGAGAGAAAATTAATTCATGGGTTGAGAATCAAACAAATG GAAAAATCAAGAATCTATTTTCATCAGGAAGTATCAATCCAGCTACTGTCTTGGCACTGGCAAATGCCATTTATTTCAAAGGAAAGTGGGCCATGAAATTTAAGCCAGAAAATACTCAAGAAAGAAATTTTAGGACAAATAAG GACATAAGCAGGCCTGTGCAGATGATGAAACAGTCAGGCTTCTTCAATATTGGAAACATAGAGGAAACTCAGGGGAAGATTCTTGAACTACCATATACAAACAAACATCTAAGTATGTTTGTGTTGTTGCCTACTGATAACGATGGTTTAGAGAAG TTGGAACAAGATCTCACCTTTGAGAAATTATTGGAGTTGATGAATCCTGAGAATATGGCCTGTAAAGAAGTTCATTTGCGTTTTCCACGGTTTAGAGTAGAGGAGACTTATTCTCTGAGGTCCACAATGGAAGCCATGGGAATGACAGATATATTTGATGAAGAAAGTGCTAACTTTTCAGGAATGACAACCCACAAGGGCTTGGCTGTGTCTAAAGTCATGCACAAGTCCTTTGTGGAGGTGAATGAAGAGGGCACAGAAGCAGCAGCTGCTACTGGTGTTGTGGTTGGATATAATTCTTCTAGAAGGGAAATATTCAATTGTGACCAcccatttctttttgtcattcGACACAACAGAACCAATAGTATTCTCTTCTATGGCAGAGTTGCTGCTCCTTGGTAA
- the LOC100619446 gene encoding serpin B4-like isoform X3 yields MNLLYLKAACGTPGEVHSQFRSLLEEINKPNDDYSLVIANRLYGSQTFEFLQSYLDGVKDIYQAGLETMDFLHASEESREKINSWVENQTNGKIKNLFSSGSINPATVLALANAIYFKGKWAMKFKPENTQERNFRTNKDISRPVQMMKQSGFFNIGNIEETQGKILELPYTNKHLSMFVLLPTDNDGLEKLEQDLTFEKLLELMNPENMACKEVHLRFPRFRVEETYSLRSTMEAMGMTDIFDEESANFSGMTTHKGLAVSKVMHKSFVEVNEEGTEAAAATGVVVGYNSSRREIFNCDHPFLFVIRHNRTNSILFYGRVAAPW; encoded by the exons ATGAATCTTCTCTATCTGAAGGCCGCCTGCGGCACACCTGGAGAGGTCCACTCCCAGTTCCGTTCCCTCTTGGAAGAAATCAACAAACCCAATGATGACTATTCACTAGTCATTGCTAACAGACTATATGGAAGCCAGACATTTGAGTTCCTGCAG TCATACCTAGATGGTGTAAAGGATATTTACCAAGCAGGGCTGGAAACGATGGACTTTTTACATGCTTCAGAAGAGAGTCGAGAGAAAATTAATTCATGGGTTGAGAATCAAACAAATG GAAAAATCAAGAATCTATTTTCATCAGGAAGTATCAATCCAGCTACTGTCTTGGCACTGGCAAATGCCATTTATTTCAAAGGAAAGTGGGCCATGAAATTTAAGCCAGAAAATACTCAAGAAAGAAATTTTAGGACAAATAAG GACATAAGCAGGCCTGTGCAGATGATGAAACAGTCAGGCTTCTTCAATATTGGAAACATAGAGGAAACTCAGGGGAAGATTCTTGAACTACCATATACAAACAAACATCTAAGTATGTTTGTGTTGTTGCCTACTGATAACGATGGTTTAGAGAAG TTGGAACAAGATCTCACCTTTGAGAAATTATTGGAGTTGATGAATCCTGAGAATATGGCCTGTAAAGAAGTTCATTTGCGTTTTCCACGGTTTAGAGTAGAGGAGACTTATTCTCTGAGGTCCACAATGGAAGCCATGGGAATGACAGATATATTTGATGAAGAAAGTGCTAACTTTTCAGGAATGACAACCCACAAGGGCTTGGCTGTGTCTAAAGTCATGCACAAGTCCTTTGTGGAGGTGAATGAAGAGGGCACAGAAGCAGCAGCTGCTACTGGTGTTGTGGTTGGATATAATTCTTCTAGAAGGGAAATATTCAATTGTGACCAcccatttctttttgtcattcGACACAACAGAACCAATAGTATTCTCTTCTATGGCAGAGTTGCTGCTCCTTGGTAA